The following proteins are co-located in the Plasmodium vinckei vinckei genome assembly, chromosome: PVVCY_11 genome:
- a CDS encoding erythrocyte membrane associated protein 2, putative codes for MNSKLVQISSSLLLMCLCNRYNQPIYEDQPIYEDQPAYEDQPAYEDQPAYEDQPVYEDQPAYETKPTYETKPTYETKPTYETKPTYETKPAYEDQTYIEYPVSDDEIFCEALDVYAISLENPKEKKRLPKNSPFVRAYITVPKNPRTVDLTPPDNKPTITEFPFTTSISPPPPPNSKRRIRERKIKPIFEQLPKIPKEEKPFHPDTRDIKREITRLNNLWKIIDYMDTDDSDLDDYIDHFSGQNKRK; via the exons ATGAATTCCAAATTAGTACAAATTAGTTCGTCTCTTCTGTTAATGTGCTTATGCAACAGATACA ATCAACCAATTTATGAAGATCAACCAATTTATGAAGATCAACCAGCTTATGAAGATCAACCAGCTTATGAAGATCAACCAGCTTATGAAGATCAACCAGTTTATGAAGATCAACCAGCTTATGAAACCAAACCAACTTATGAAACCAAACCAACTTATGAAACCAAACCAACTTATGAAACCAAACCAACTTATGAAACCAAACCAGCTTATGAAGATCAAACATATATTGAATACCCAGTTTCTGACgatgaaatattttgtgaAGCACTAGATGTTTATGCTATCTCATTAGAAAACccaaaagagaaaaaacgTTTGCCAAAAAATTCACCATTTGTGAGAGCATATATAACCGTCCCCAAGAACCCAAGGACTGTTGACTTAACACCACCAGATAACAAACCAACAATTACAGAATTCCCATTTACAACATCTATTTCACCACCACCACCACCAAATTCGAAACGTAGAATTAGAGAAAGAAAAATCAAACCTATATTTGAACAATTACCCAAAATTCCAAAGGAAGAAAAACCTTTTCATCCAGACACTCGTGATATTAAAAGAGAAATAACCCGTTTGAATAACCTCTGGAAGATAATAGACTACATGGATACAGATGACTCAGACTTGGATGATTATATAGATCATTTTTCTGGTCAAAATAAGAGGAAATAA